DNA from Hippocampus zosterae strain Florida chromosome 18, ASM2543408v3, whole genome shotgun sequence:
GTTTGCTTGAGACAGACGGACGGCAGTCAAAATTGGAAAGATGTGATCTTCACCTTGGGATgtgcagtggaacctccaaagtgaaACACAATCCATCTGACAAACCAGCAAGACTGATACTGTCCCCTTGTGGTGATATATAGCTATTGCAGGTATCAATGTGCGTTGACGACTGGAGTATATTTTTAATGTGccaatgtcacattttgttcCATTTCTTGTTCTACGGTTATCCCCgcacttttcctcttccctaTATTGTGCAACTTTTGGGATGTTCCACTTTCTAGGTCCACTGCACTTTTTTCATGGAagaaaaatgaagcaaaagcAGTGTTACCATAGCGACGGAGACCGAGACCATGCTCGTTATCCTTCATCCACTCTCCCTCGTAGACATCTGCGTTTTCAAAGAGCATTCGTCCAAAACCACTACGCTGGTCCTCGCTCCACTGACCCTCATACGCTGAACAACTGTTGTAAAAGTATATCCCGTGACCCTAAGGAAAGAAAAGCGCCGTATTTTAGGACTTACtcacaaaaaaagttaatttaatGGATTGaaagtgagggaaaaaaacatctgccCGTATGTCACAGACGGCTTAATAATGTTGTTGTGTCATAACAGTACGCATTACGTACatgttttttcccatttttccaTTCACCACAGTACTTCTTTGCGTACGTCTTCGTGTTAGGTAGAAGTACACTATATGTGCCGTATCCGTCACGTTTTCCCATCTTCCACTCGCCGTTGTAAATGGCCCCGGACTTCTTCCACACCTGAATTCCTCTCCCTTGAATATTAGCAAATAATGTCCATccgtgttgttattattatttttttgttcttcctgtCACGTGTTACACCCACcgtgcttgttgttgttgagccaCTCTCCGGTATATTCGTCTCCGTTGGCAGAGAAAACAGAAGCATGTTTTCCGcatttgtttgatttattttccagCACGGCTGAACGTGTCGGAGTCCTTCGAGCTGCTTTCAGGAATGGCATCCTCGCACCAAAACAGAATTTGCTGCAGAAATAACATCATTGATCTGATAATAATGGTGCGATTTGTTCGGAAATCGGTTATTTTGGTCTATATTCtctactcaactcaactatgATCCTAAAGCAAAAGAGGATAAATGCATTTTGGCCCCGAACTGGTTATTAGCAATGACGCCAGTAACGGGTCAGAAGGTAACGGATACTCTAAAACTTCAATTTTTAACAGCAACGATTAATCTGTTACTTTTCTCTGTGGTGTAATCAGACTGCAGTTACTCTGCAATCAATTTTATGTTAAACAGGACTGTCAGCATCTGTCGATTGGAACTTGTAATctaattttgttatttatagaataaagtaaagaaacatacaagtttctttttaaaatcaaatatcCAATAAAGTTCAACATTCACACCGATGAAAAATTTGGTCCCCAATGAACCgaacaagcatgtttttttcgGAGAAAACAACACTCAAGAACAGTGCACGaaatacatgcaaactccacaaatttGAACGCAGAACTTCATtaatgtgaggcagatgtgcaaatCATTATCTCACCACGCCACCTACAGTTGCTCTTTGTCTCCGAATAAGTCAAATCAACAACAAATTGTACCTTGATAAACCCTTTTCTCCCCGCTGAAAAATCTCTGCAAGCTTGTTTGGAACCGAGAGGAGATTCATTGTATCTTAGCAACATAATCGCGTGAATAGATTGTTCTAATTTTAtgggtttttaaaaatatgtatattcatatctattttttaaaagtcagtGTGTGTATTTTAGTCACGATATTGTTTTCAGGTTCAGGTGAGTTTATTGATATGACAAGTTTCTTGTGACACGAGGATGTGCGCATGCGTAAAACGTCTTGCAATGCAATATGTGCATGCGCAGTACTGTCCAATGAAAGCGCGCCCGAGTGGACAGTCATCCTATGtggactttctctctctcattctctcgcccccctcccctccctcgtcCCCCATTCTTTCTCACTGCTGCTCATCCTCTTTACTGGACACTAGCACAATGTCCATAGCCAAGTTCCAGGCGGAGTGGAAGGAAATCGACGAGGAGTATCAACAATTGCAGGtcactctttttttcctcaatatatatattatcgTTATTCGGTGGGGTTAGACGTCGCTGAATCGTGCGGTGGATGACACTGACTGCTACGACTGCACTGGAGCTGGAGGTGCTCACTTATTCTGAGCCGGCGCTCGCCATTCATTCTCATTAGAAGCAACTTTTGAGCAAGTTCTCATGGGGAAATTAGCTGAAATCGTCGCCGGGTGTTTGTCTACTTCATGACAGACGATTGCAGCCGCCAAATGAATCGCCGgtgtaatgtttttatttgagcCCCTATGCTAATAGAACCGCATGATACAACATAATTACGCTTTAATTTTCTTAATGGTATCAGTCGTAGTTATTTTGTACGTTTTTTTAAGTTTATGACATATGGTAGCCTACCTGTTTCTTTCCCGAGCTTAAATTCTTCCACGGTCTTTGAATGCATCAGTAGCACGCGCAAGCTAGCTCCTGTTAGCCTGCTAATTGGCAGCAAGTGTACTATGGATGCTAGCTGTTAAAGTCTCAATTAACATAATGAGAATGCAAGTGATATTGACTTGTTGGCATTTCATGGAAAGCAGAATGCAATTTGTCATCCggctttttaaatggctttatcTAACAAGTGGTTGGATGGTCTGCATCACAGCTGAGTGGTCGTGGGTTCGAACTCCACGGTCCTTCCcaccacattttaaaataatacaatgtgCGTTGTGTACAATTACAGGAAACTCACAAACTGTACAGGCAAAAACTGGAGGAGCTGACCAATCTTCAGCTCACATGCAGCAGTGCCATCggaaaacaaaggaaatgtCTGAAAGACCTCCAATGCAGCTTAACCAAGTAAGAAAATTTGTTGACCAGGTGAATGAAAGCCCATCAAACCACGCatgtatattttgtgtgtgtgtgtgtgtgtttgtttctgtaTTTGTTGCAGATGCGTGCAAGGCTGCGATGAAAAACAGAAGCAAGTGGTTGCGGACATCCAAACCCAGatcaaagagaaaaagaacataTTCTTTGACATGGAAGCATATTTACCAAAGAAAAACGGGTCAGTGCCTTCGGGACCTTTGCCAAGGTTTACACATTTGTtcacattcatcattcattcaaggGAACAAAAGGTAATGCCAACCTCGTCTATGaattgaacaccctaaattgtcacatggcaccagttcagggtgtaccccgcctactctcCGacgacagctgcgataggctccaacacgcccgcgACACTCGTGAGGATCAGTGGCTCGGATAATAGATTGATGGATCCTTGAAtttaagtcaaaataaaattctatttaaaaaaaaggttcacaTTCAGCGGTGCCTTGATCaaccaataaaatattttgtgtttttaggaAGAAAATTAGTACTCTATAATATTGTACTCCATAAAAACACAGAGCAATCACATACAGGTAATTAGACATCACCAGGGCGCTGTATTTAATGCAGACACAAATGAAGAAGAACAGTCTCCCAACTACTGTAAGAGACTTGGTGAGATACAGCAATATCtatggaagagaaaaaaagcatgtcAGTGAATATTGTCGGTTTTGTGGTGTGTGTTGCCATGagttgctgcaccgtttgtgttcagatATCCATTGGTTAGTCTTCTAATACCATTTCCTGTATGCGATACATATTTCACACATAATGATGAACCTCTTTGGTGGAGATAACCATCAAGTTACTCaagcggtcttttttttttttttctgtcagactGTATCTGAACTTGGTCCTGGGCAACGTGAACGTGACTCTCCTCAGCAACCAGGCCAAGTACGAACCTCACTTCTCCCGCTCGCTTCTCCGGCTCCCCGCGGCTGGATGTTGCAGCTTGGCGTAATCATCTTTTGTCCTTGATATTTCATGTAGGTTCGTCTACAAGGACGAGTACGAAAAGTTCAAGCTGTACATGACCATTATCCTCTTGCTGGGGGCCATCACATGCCTCTTTTTCCTCAACTATCGGTGAGTACAAGGGATGACATGCTTTCGATATTTAGCATTAATGTTGAGTACTGGTAATGATGCTATGGTCTTGGTATACacaacaattattattatttttttttaatcttaaaaaaatttaatcagctaaatttgtctttttgtcatcagcaaaaaaatggccaattttattgcagatttttgccttttttttaaccacataaaacagaaataatgacattcaacaccccccccccacatctgaATTTTGTTAATTTATCTCTCGTTCGGACAACATATTTAAGAAGTTCTGCCTGTAATCCATTTCTATGTGCTTCCATGTTCCAtggacatgtttttgaaaaatgattatgACAGCGTCACAGATGAAATTTTCAACTTTTTGCTGGTGTGGTACTATTGCACATTGACGATAAGGGAAAGCATCCTCATGACCAACGGGTCCAGGTTGGTTCAATGCCATGCGACTCGATTGTTCTTGCAGCTTGATATATACGCATATATAACTGGTGTGTTTTTGTGCGTCAGGATTAAAGGTTGGTGGGTGTCTCACCATTATGTGTCCACTTTTCTGTCTGGTGTCATGCTGACCTGGTGAGTATTTGCATCAATACTGCGCAACCTCTATAAGTCGTACAATTTGTTTCCGTGCAAGGCATCAGTGTGTACCACTACATTACCCGAAGAaggtaaacaacaacaataaaacagatACTGGGCGAAATGCTCTTCAAGAATCATACTGATTGTAtggttttgaatttttttgaggCGGAGTGTCATTTTCCATAATTTCATATGGGGCATAGGTGTGTGTGAAATCCAAGTCTGAGGTCCAAGAATTGATTATGTTCAA
Protein-coding regions in this window:
- the morn3 gene encoding MORN repeat-containing protein 3, which produces MPFLKAARRTPTRSAVLENKSNKCGKHASVFSANGDEYTGEWLNNNKHGRGIQVWKKSGAIYNGEWKMGKRDGYGTYSVLLPNTKTYAKKYCGEWKNGKKHGHGIYFYNSCSAYEGQWSEDQRSGFGRMLFENADVYEGEWMKDNEHGLGLRRYANGNWYEGSWRDGKKWGNGNFYYRDKGQLYEGLWVRGEPKCGTLEDCGGDRERCPIPLVMLVDVQMVLQEAQLVHLD
- the tmem120b gene encoding transmembrane protein 120B → MKARPSGQSSYVDFLSLILSPPSPPSSPILSHCCSSSLLDTSTMSIAKFQAEWKEIDEEYQQLQETHKLYRQKLEELTNLQLTCSSAIGKQRKCLKDLQCSLTKCVQGCDEKQKQVVADIQTQIKEKKNIFFDMEAYLPKKNGLYLNLVLGNVNVTLLSNQAKFVYKDEYEKFKLYMTIILLLGAITCLFFLNYRVTDEIFNFLLVWYYCTLTIRESILMTNGSRIKGWWVSHHYVSTFLSGVMLTWPEGPTYQRFRNQFLAFSIYQSFVQFLQYYYQSGCLYRLRTLGERNQLDLTVEGFQSWMWRGLTFLLPFLFFGHFWQLYNSVTLFSLAGHDDCKEWQVFMLALTFLVLFLGNFLTTLKVVHQKVHNKQDNVKRSD